The following proteins come from a genomic window of Chloracidobacterium sp.:
- a CDS encoding tetratricopeptide repeat protein translates to MSFFRVVFQLRNCRPILWCVAVVSLVLAANGPRAFGQENGSTDSDAVALFNRGQDLHEKGDLKGAIDLYRQTLKLLPEFPEAELQLGNAYLAQGNFEEAESAFRRSVELREDWTLALACLGSILVTNAKFAEAEPILLKAIKLDELNFPAYAAITELRIATNASKPVLRDLLNAVSSLTEKAKPTAAIWASRGALENALGDHSAAFSSALRALQVDRESTSAMTVAAAASLALGDPTRAEEYVARIEAAGRRSGTTQLLRAQILAASGKTDDAVALIDAMPSKSKAAVEFRERLRVEATENPADLEKLLVADPTDAAVLGRLCNLYRASSPAKAMQYCRSAYEREPSNISHAIGFAGALVQAKLYLQAIDLLREISKTSPDNSTVRANLATALFQLKRYPEAKGEFRWLIEHQPNLTTAYYFLAVSHDHLNEYLDAMANYQEYLRRADPVKDALEIDRIRLRLPTLQRQLDSRKGK, encoded by the coding sequence ATGAGTTTTTTTCGTGTAGTCTTCCAACTGCGAAATTGTCGTCCGATCCTTTGGTGCGTCGCGGTCGTTTCTCTGGTTTTGGCCGCGAACGGCCCCCGGGCATTCGGACAAGAGAATGGCAGTACGGACAGTGACGCCGTCGCGCTTTTCAATCGTGGGCAGGACCTTCATGAAAAAGGCGACCTGAAGGGTGCGATCGACCTTTACCGTCAGACACTAAAACTCCTTCCTGAATTCCCCGAGGCTGAGCTACAGCTAGGAAACGCTTATTTGGCTCAAGGAAATTTTGAAGAAGCCGAGTCTGCATTTCGCCGATCGGTCGAACTCAGAGAGGATTGGACTCTCGCTTTGGCGTGCCTTGGTTCGATTCTCGTCACAAATGCAAAATTCGCGGAAGCCGAGCCGATACTACTAAAGGCGATCAAACTCGATGAACTCAATTTCCCGGCGTACGCTGCGATCACCGAATTGCGGATCGCAACTAATGCATCAAAGCCGGTCCTTCGTGATCTGCTAAATGCAGTTTCATCCTTGACCGAGAAAGCAAAACCAACGGCCGCAATTTGGGCATCTCGCGGTGCATTGGAGAATGCGCTCGGCGATCATTCCGCTGCATTTTCCAGCGCACTAAGGGCGCTGCAGGTCGATCGCGAAAGCACGTCCGCCATGACGGTCGCTGCGGCGGCTTCGCTCGCACTTGGCGATCCAACCCGTGCAGAAGAATACGTCGCCCGCATCGAAGCCGCCGGCCGTAGAAGCGGCACGACCCAATTGCTTCGGGCTCAGATCTTGGCCGCGTCAGGTAAGACCGATGATGCTGTGGCTCTGATCGACGCGATGCCTTCTAAGTCAAAAGCAGCGGTCGAGTTTCGCGAACGGCTGAGGGTCGAGGCGACCGAAAACCCCGCCGATCTTGAAAAACTACTGGTCGCGGATCCGACCGATGCCGCAGTTCTTGGGCGTCTATGTAATCTGTATCGCGCGAGTTCGCCGGCAAAAGCGATGCAGTATTGCCGTTCCGCCTACGAACGAGAGCCGAGTAATATATCCCATGCGATCGGTTTCGCCGGGGCGTTGGTTCAAGCCAAACTCTATCTTCAGGCGATTGACCTTCTTCGCGAGATATCCAAAACGTCGCCCGACAATTCGACGGTCCGAGCCAATCTTGCGACCGCGTTATTTCAGTTGAAGCGATACCCCGAAGCGAAAGGGGAATTCCGATGGCTGATCGAGCACCAACCGAATCTGACCACGGCCTACTATTTTTTGGCGGTTTCGCATGACCACCTGAATGAATATCTTGACGCGATGGCGAATTATCAGGAGTATTTACGCCGTGCCGACCCGGTAAAAGATGCTCTTGAAATAGACCGTATCAGACTTCGATTGCCGACTCTCCAGCGGCAGTTAGATTCAAGAAAGGGAAAGTGA